GAGGCACGCCTCAAGTCGCGCTCCCGCTTGATTTATTTCAGAGGCGGTGCAGGTGGCAGATCCTTTgctcttcctttgctttgtgtTCTCTAGTGTCTGAAGAAGAGCTAGAGGGTGGCTAAGATACGTAAAAACgaaaccaccaccacacagaACGTCTGGCCCACTCCTAAAATGAGGGCTTCGAAGGGAATCATTTTTTTCCCCGCGGCTCTGTATACTCCAGCAATGGCAGCACCtgtggagaggggaaaaagccaAAACGTGAATGTGTGACAGCGCATGTGCGATATATGCTGTCGTACCACAGGGATGAAGGGGAAAGCCTCACAGGATGTGAGACTGGGGCAGAGAACAGGGGGGTCTTGCTGAACCCCTGTGCACCAGCTGACAGAAATTCCAGACAGTTTTTACTGTGACAAACCTCAGCCAGTAACCAATGCACGCTGGTGGCAATGGGTGAATTGGTGGGGAAACTCTGCCGAGGCCTCCAGAAGGTGGGGAGGTTGGGGTGGTTTTGGACACGCTCTCATCACAAGATCCTCtacaccacagcctgttctgGGCACAGACACCAAACCTGTAAGTGGTTTATCTCTGAGCGCTCAGAAACCCGAAAGCCCACCTGGCTCAGCACCGGACAGGCATGTTTGGGACCCCCGACAAAGGGCTCGAGAGGTGGGATGGTCCAACCCTCTCAAACACGGGGCGCGGGGGGAATATAGGCCAGGACATCAATCTGTCTACCCCCGGGAATGCCGCGGCTCGCCGTGCTCCCAAAGGCAACCTCCAATGACTACAGACCACCCGGCCGGTATTTTCGAGCATCTACCGTACTTGTCAGGATGCCGGCGGTGATGGGTCCCACGATGCCCATCAGCAGGAGGCTCACGGACATGAACCTGCCGTACTTGTGATGCCTGAGCGTGAAGAGCGCTAGCAAAGCGGCCGGGACgtggaaggagagggaggagacGAGAGCCCAGAGGAAGACGCCATACCACATCTCTGTGGAGAGAAGGGCCGTGAGGCCGGCTCGGGGCCCGCAGGccgccggcgggggcggcggcaggGCCCGCTCCCAGCAGGCCCGGCGGCGCCGAGGGTACCTGGGAAGGTGGAGAGGGGGCTGGAGTAGGTGGTGGTGCCGTTGCCCACGCGGGGCACCAGGCGGAGGCTGAGGATTTGCTGCAGGagtcccccgccgccgcccggctcGCCGCCCTCCATCCCcgcgccgggcccgccgccgccatccGCTGCCTCCTCTTCCGCCCGCCCCCTTCCGCCCGTCCTAGCCAATGGGAAGCATTGTGCGATGACGGACAGAAGCCTTTGCCAACCGCCGCCCGCCGGGGGAGCGCCCGGGCAGCGGGGCCTTGTCCCCACTCCCGCGCTGCCATGGGAACGGCTGCCGGCCGCAAGGACTGCTGGGAGCGGCCTCGCCGCGGAAGCCCCCCTGGGCAAGCGGGGCGGGGCTCTCTGTCGGGGCCGGAAGGGCGCTCTAGCCCGCTGGCGGGGCTCTCCTCGCTGCTCCCTGGGCTTGGGCGCCGTGGGGGAAGCacggccgcctcccgccccgccAGGGGGCGCCCGAGGCTGGCGGCGGCGCTCTGGGCGGCGGGCGCGCGGCGGGCGTGAGGCGgcggaggggctggggccaTGTCGGGCTCGGAGGAGTACTCCTCGGCCGAGGACGAGGACTACGTGCCCTCAGGTGAGCGGTggagggcggggggcggcggccgggcccgggcccggtgCCCGTGCTCACTGCTGTGCTTGCAGGTGCGGAGTACAGCGAGGACGACGTGAGCGAACTGGTgcgggaggaggcggcggacagcccgcggccgccccgcggcAGAAggagcccccgccgccccgccagCAGGTAGGGCCGCGGCCGGAGCCGCCCCCGGTGCTGTACAGCCTCCGGGTGTTCGGCGGGGGAACCCGCGTTAGCCCGGTGCTGCctcggggctggggccggcccTGGTGCCGGTGTAGCGTCAGGCAGCCCCTCGGGCCTGGCaggccgcccgccccccgcggggCAGCTGTGCGCCTTTTGATGAGCCCTGTGAGGCGCCAGGCGCTTTTcggtgggaggaaaaaaaccccgtATAGATACAGTTTAGTTACGGTTGGTTCTTCTCCAGGCCAAGTTCTCCACCCCGTGCGCTTCCTGCAGGGGCCCGGAGGCCGTCGTGTGCTCACAGGTACCCCCGCATGCCTGCCAGCCGTGTCGGGGGgctgcctgtcccaggctcCCCTCACCGCAGCAGCATCGTCTGGTGCTTCAGTAGCTTCACCCCCGAGATGAGGGGGAGTCCCCCAGGTGGAGCCTCTTGGCGagcatatgaaatatttcaccCCTGTTCAGCTGTGGTATAGTGTTGCAGCACCACCTTTatacatacattattttttatattttttttttttggcatttgctttcaggaagaggaagaaaggaggtcTCTTGCTAGAGCCAgatgagaaagaggaagaaaaggctcagcggaatgaggaggaggaagaagaggaagtgGATAGTGTAGAGCAggtggaaagaaacagagaagaagaagaaaaaaagaaagaggatgcTCTTTGGGCCAGTTTCCTTAGTGATGTGGGACAGAAGCCCAAAGCGGGGGCTGCCACACATGTGACGCAAACTAAGAAGGTAATGGGGGCCTGTGCCTTCGCCCAGGGAGTGTGGGAAGGGCCTGAAGCTTTAAAGCACACACCGTTGGTTCTAGCTGGTACCATATGTCAGTCAGAGCTGGGAAAAGTCTGGGTTTAGTCCTGCCCCATCTGCTTGTAAGCCTGGAGCCCTGTCGTGGGCCAAACTGTAAGCTGCTGGTTTCTTTCCAGCTGGGGAGGTCTGTGAtctggcagtgctgcttttgGAGCTGCTTGTCAGTGTCCTGGAGTGTCCCACAGAGTCCTGTTGGCTTCTCTTCCTGGTCCTGGATTCTGCTTGTGATGTAGGAGCAGCACAGTGAGCTttgggctgagctgtgcttgtgtgcacagctctCTGCCAAGGCTTGTGCCTTTACTGATTCTCAAACAAAAGAagctgtttgtgtgtgtgtgagagagggGAAACAGAAGAGACCTGTGCAGACATCTCTGTGCCTTGCCCTTCATCCTCGTACAGTGACGGGGTCTGGAAGATGCTGTGCATTGGGATGCACATATGTAACAAGAATGAATCTAGCTTTCTCTGCTTTATATTATAAGCCCCACTAACATGCTTTTGCTCTCTGTCTGCAGAAGTTTTCTGTAGAGAGAATTCTGTATGTAATCGGCTACTTTAAAAGATTTGGTTCTTAGTAAAACCAAATGCATCTATTTGCGTGGCAAAGCTTTTCATGCTGAAGGTGGTAGAAGGGAAGAAGGTACCAAAACTGACCCTCTGTTGTTAgaattgccttttctttttttgagtgGTCAGCCAAAAAACTATTTTGTAACAGAAGTTTGGACTCTCAAATCAGTGATGCCTGGTGAGTAAAGTTCTCATTGTGTGAAGCTTCTTTCTAAACTGTTGGAAGGTTGCAGAACAAGTGTCTTTGTGTAATCATTGCTTGCAACTTTTAGAAGGAAGAGTCCTTTAATCTGAACCCTCCAGCTTCTCTCCGCCTCACTTGTTACTGGATGAACAGCTGAGATGGTTAGAGGTAGAAttagggaggaaaggaaaagttcTTTTCTGAGCAATTCTACTTTTATGGGCAGATGGCTAAAATGTGGGTGGTCTTTGAAAGTTCCTTCATAGCCTAAAATAATTTATGGGGAGATGCAGTTCCTCCATTCTCTTTGTGAACTTCTTAATTTGGACTTAAGTTGTCTGCTTGAACATCTTCACTGGTGTGTGGTTGATTTAGAGCAAgaattttgggtttgttttgattatttatAGGgtctgaggtttttttatgCATGCTGTTAAAAGCTGTAGTTGTGACTGAGTAAATTAAGAGGCGTTGTTGATGAATTGCTtaataaaagtatttccttCTCAAATTAAAGAGGCATTATGGACAAGTCATTTAATATCTTCAGGGTTCTCTATGAAGGTCAGCCAGCCTTGCTTTTCCTATTGATGGGTTTGTGTTCTTCTATATTCttgagtaaaaataaatgtatttctgcatAATCCACCACCCTGGCAGCTTTATTGTCTGGTGATGCTTAGTCTGGGAGAACTGAGTCTTCAGgcttttgcttgcttgctgaACCACAGTAGTGTATTCTTGCTCCTTCCTACATGTAATTACAATTTCACATCTTGTTTTGGGTCTGTTTTGATCCTTGAGCTCCAGTGAGAGCCTGGAGCCAAAGCAGGGAATTTCCTTCTGGTGACAGGggcatttgcttcctttttcttgtctGTGGGTGACTTGCTTTGACCATCCAGCCTAAATTGTAGTGCTACCTGAGGTCTGCATTGGGTCCTTGGCCCCTTGGAGTGATAATTTGGCTTGACTCCACAAAtgcattgttttgctttctcctttgtgtATTTTGTAGGCTGAAGAAGAGAAGAGTGGAAACAAGCTTCAGGAGAAGCCAAAAGATTCAGTAAAAGTGACAATCACCAAAACATTTGATTTCGCTGGTGAGGAAGTCAGGTAAGTTGGCAGATGTGACATGTTTGCTATGGGCTCAGTGC
The Falco biarmicus isolate bFalBia1 chromosome 15, bFalBia1.pri, whole genome shotgun sequence DNA segment above includes these coding regions:
- the CFDP1 gene encoding craniofacial development protein 1 isoform X5, whose translation is MSGSEEYSSAEDEDYVPSGAEYSEDDVSELVREEAADSPRPPRGRRSPRRPASRKRKKGGLLLEPDEKEEEKAQRNEEEEEEEVDSVEQVERNREEEEKKKEDALWASFLSDVGQKPKAGAATHVTQTKKAEEEKSGNKLQEKPKDSVKVTITKTFDFAGEEVRVTKEVDSNSKEAKSFLKQQEKWQSASPASLPTVSGRAGWEVGSTAVQGVLSCLRGTGTLWSALIPSCSTTCRAHMPG
- the TMEM170A gene encoding transmembrane protein 170A isoform X2; translation: MEGGEPGGGGGLLQQILSLRLVPRVGNGTTTYSSPLSTFPEMWYGVFLWALVSSLSFHVPAALLALFTLRHHKYGRFMSVSLLLMGIVGPITAGILTSCGVEDLVMRACPKPPQPPHLLEASAEFPHQFTHCHQRALVTG
- the CFDP1 gene encoding craniofacial development protein 1 isoform X3, with translation MSGSEEYSSAEDEDYVPSGAEYSEDDVSELVREEAADSPRPPRGRRSPRRPASRKRKKGGLLLEPDEKEEEKAQRNEEEEEEEVDSVEQVERNREEEEKKKEDALWASFLSDVGQKPKAGAATHVTQTKKAEEEKSGNKLQEKPKDSVKVTITKTFDFAGEEVRVTKEVDSNSKEAKSFLKQQEKWQSASPASLPTVSGLVLHWKPPSVLEQLEASGSTGEDSEYTRNWVLSIVQRAAVCVSGSLKQLLRQSLIALTLDAVVTGEVKEDEGLCYG
- the CFDP1 gene encoding craniofacial development protein 1 isoform X2; this encodes MSGSEEYSSAEDEDYVPSGAEYSEDDVSELVREEAADSPRPPRGRRSPRRPASRKRKKGGLLLEPDEKEEEKAQRNEEEEEEEVDSVEQVERNREEEEKKKEDALWASFLSDVGQKPKAGAATHVTQTKKAEEEKSGNKLQEKPKDSVKVTITKTFDFAGEEVRVTKEVDSNSKEAKSFLKQQEKWQSASPASLPTVSGVKRPSGMSSLLGKIGSKKQKMSTLEKSKLDWENFKEEEGIVEELAIHNRGKDGYIERKAFLERVDHRQFEIERDIRLSRMKP
- the CFDP1 gene encoding craniofacial development protein 1 isoform X1; the protein is MSGSEEYSSAEDEDYVPSGAEYSEDDVSELVREEAADSPRPPRGRRSPRRPASRKRKKGGLLLEPDEKEEEKAQRNEEEEEEEVDSVEQVERNREEEEKKKEDALWASFLSDVGQKPKAGAATHVTQTKKAEEEKSGNKLQEKPKDSVKVTITKTFDFAGEEVRVTKEVDSNSKEAKSFLKQQEKWQSASPASLPTVSGRAGWEVGSTAVQGVLSCLRGTGTLWSALIPSCSTTCRAHMPGATRTLGCLYACLIEKRLPLPLLLSSCRCLSLCLRMQSGLFVTFTGLTKGKLQSRITVSDSSFLLIHGDECQDGCQLSG
- the TMEM170A gene encoding transmembrane protein 170A isoform X1: MEGGEPGGGGGLLQQILSLRLVPRVGNGTTTYSSPLSTFPEMWYGVFLWALVSSLSFHVPAALLALFTLRHHKYGRFMSVSLLLMGIVGPITAGILTSAAIAGVYRAAGKKMIPFEALILGVGQTFCVVVVSFLRILATL
- the CFDP1 gene encoding craniofacial development protein 1 isoform X4 translates to MSGSEEYSSAEDEDYVPSGAEYSEDDVSELVREEAADSPRPPRGRRSPRRPASRKRKKGGLLLEPDEKEEEKAQRNEEEEEEEVDSVEQVERNREEEEKKKEDALWASFLSDVGQKPKAGAATHVTQTKKAEEEKSGNKLQEKPKDSVKVTITKTFDFAGEEVRVTKEVDSNSKEAKSFLKQQEKWQSASPASLPTVSGRAGWEVGSTAVQGVLSCLRGTGTLWSALIPSCSTTCRAHMPGAVLCQEGL